In Sphaeramia orbicularis chromosome 3, fSphaOr1.1, whole genome shotgun sequence, a genomic segment contains:
- the mphosph10 gene encoding U3 small nucleolar ribonucleoprotein MPP10, giving the protein MASGDVWSVLEDCVKKIDVGTAHPENFLSLQDEVAADFISLTKTLYDLHKAHEPAEYEGSPLDQLVVENFDEEQIWQELELQNGPLLKHLKNVVDDVVSDETLTVLKEDEEEEVEDGEDERETDDENCEEEEEELPRQSRKMADDGAENFTDEDSDLDFDVDALEKREKQKKMISKKGSKIKAVPSEVDDKFFKLSEMESFLDDMDKREGKGKDSEDDLDYFQDVPSDDDDDLDLDQIISNKKQKKSTVKSSRNLKYKDYFDAVDSEPAKADDQSDGEDDSMDESHKDGEEQIDDDDDDYASEEGDDENEEQIESKESHKKVTFDLSGDEDSEGEDMEEIFGGKTPSAVKSESKSSFEKRQEKMSEKIDQLEKAALEEKPWQLLGEVTAQTRPENSMLEEDVEFDQASRMAPAITEETTLQLEDIIKQRIKDQAFDDVVRKEKPKEEVFEYKKRLTLDHEKSKQSLAEIYEQEYIKQTQQKTEEEENPAHVEIQKLMDTLFLKLDALSNFHFTPKPPVPEVKVVSNLPSIAMEEVAPVSASDATLLAPEEVKGKNRAGDMVGDSEKTSTDKKRDRRHKKKVKRLKIKEKETRQRLKEANKTGENKKLSKAEVTENLKKLTKGGKATILKDEGKDKALRSSQAFFSQLQDQVKSQIKSAKDQSSKKKKKTAVSVSKLKL; this is encoded by the exons atggCTAGTGGAGATGTGTGGAGCGTGTTAGAGGATTGTGTAAAGAAAATAGATGTCGGCACAGCACATCCAGAGAACTTCCTGAG CCTTCAAGATGAAGTAGCAGCAGACTTCATTTCTCTCACCAAGACCCTGTATGACCTCCACAAGGCTCACGAGCCTGCGGAGTATGAAGGCAGCCCATTGGATCAGCTAGTGGTGGAAAACTTTGATGAAGAGCAGATCTGGCAGGAGTTGGAGTTACAGAATGGTCCACTactgaaacatttaaaaaatgttgTTGATGATGTTGTGTCAGATGAGACACTAACAGTGCtgaaagaggatgaggaggaagaagtAGAAGATGGAGAGGATGAAAGAGAGACTGATGATGAAAAttgtgaagaggaagaagaggaactaCCAAGGCAGTCAAGGAAAATGGCTGATGATGGTGCAGAGAATTTCACAGACGAGGATTCTGATTTAGATTTTGATGTAGATGCCCTGGAGAAACgagagaaacagaagaaaatgattAGCAAAAAAGGCTCAAAAATTAAGGCTGTTCCCTCTGAGGTTGATGATAAGTTCTTTAAGTTATCAGAAATGGAGTCATTTCTTGATGATATGGACAAACGAGAAGGAAAGGGAAAGGACAGTGAAGATGATCTAGACTATTTTCAGGACGTACCCTCTGATGACGATGATGATCTGGACCTAGATCAAATAATTTCCAACAAAAAGCAAAAGAAGAGCACT GTTAAAAGCTCCAGGAATCTCAAGTACAAGGATTACTTTGATGCGGTGGATAGTGAACCAGCAAAAGCAGATGACCAGTCAGATGGTGAGGATGACAGCATGGATGAGAGCCACAAAGACGGCGAAGAACAaattgatgacgatgatgatgattatgcAAGTGAAGAAGGTGACGATGA GAATGAAGAGCAGATAGAGTCCAAGGAATCTCATAAaaaagtgacctttgacctctctggAGACGAGGACAGTGAGGGAGAGGACATGGAGGAAATTTTTGGAGGAAAAACTCCAAGTGCAGTAAAGTCTGAATCAAAGTCATCATTTGAAAAACGGCAAGAAAAG ATGTCAGAGAAGATTGATCAGTTGGAGAAAGCGGCTCTAGAAGAGAAGCCCTGGCAGCTGTTGGGAGAAGTGACGGCACAGACTCGGCCTGAGAACAGCATGCTCGAAGAAGATGTGGAGTTCGATCAGGCTTCCAGGATGG ctcCTGCCATCACAGAGGAAACCACACTACAGCTAGAGGACATTATCAAACAGAGAATTAAAGACCAG GCTTTTGATGACGTGGTCCGCAAGGAGAAGCCCAAAGAGGAGGTGTTCGAGTATAAGAAAAGGCTAACGTTGGACCATGAGAAGAGCAAGCAGAGTCTGGCAGAAATTTATGAGCAAGAATACATTAAGCAGACTCAG CAAAAGACAGAAGAAGAGGAGAACCCTGCTCATGTAGAAATACAAAAGTTAATGGACACTCTTTTCCTAAAGCTGGACGCTCTCTCCAACTTCCACTTCACACCCAAACCA CCCGTCCCAGAGGTTAAAGTTGTGTCTAATTTACCATCCATTGCGATGGAGGAGGTGGCTCCAGTCAGCGCTAGTGATGCAACTCTGCTTGCACCAGAAGAAGTCAAG GGGAAGAACAGAGCAGGCGATATGGTGGGCGATTCAGAGAAGACATCTACAGACAAGAAACGTGACAGACGCCACAAGAAGAAGGTGAAGCGTCTGAAGATTAAGGAGAAAGAAACCAGACAGAGACTTAAAGAGGCAAACAAAACGGGAGAGAACAAGAAACTATCCAAGGCTGAAGTCacagaaaatctgaaaaaactgacaaaagGAGGAAAAGCTACGATACTGAAG GATGAAGGGAAGGACAAGGCTCTGCGGTCCTCTCAGGCCTTCTTCTCTCAGCTGCAGGACCAGGTTAAAAGTCAAATCAAAAGTGCAAAGGACCAGTcgtcaaagaagaagaaaaaaacagcggTGTCCGTCAGCAAACTCAAATTATAA
- the mcee gene encoding methylmalonyl-CoA epimerase, mitochondrial, whose protein sequence is MASALLKVAVSGISRCSRLTLMRAHSTTSALHQGVPGSVWKLGRLNHIAIAVPDIEKATSLYRDVLGATVSDKVPLPEHGVYTVFVELGNTKLELLHPLGEKSPIAGFLQKNKAGGMHHICIEVDDINAAIVDLRAKNIRTLSAEPRIGAHGKPVMFLHPKDCDGVLVELEEA, encoded by the exons ATGGCGTCCGCTCTGCTGAAGGTTGCAG TTTCAGGTATTTCCAGATGTTCTCGTCTCACCCTGATGAGGGCACATTCAACCACATCTGCCCTCCATCAGGGGGTTCCTGGGTCAGTATGGAAGCTGGGGAGGCTCAACCACATTGCCATTGCAGTCCCAGACATAGAGAAGGCCACATCTCTGTATAGGGACGTCCTGGGGGCCACAGTGAGCGACAAAGTCCCCCTGCCAGAACATGGGGTCTACACAGTGTTTGTGGAGCTTGGCAACACTAAGCTGGAGCTGCTGCATCCTCTTGGGGAGAAGAGCCCCATCGCTGGGTTCTTACAGAAGAACAAGGCTGGAGGGATGCACCACATTTGTATAGAG GTTGATGACATTAATGCCGCAATAGTAGATCTTAGAGCTAAGAACATCAGAACTCTGTCTGCGGAACCAAGAATAGGTGCACATGGGAAACCTGTGATGTTTCTTCATCCTAAAGACTGTGATGGGGTGCTTGTGGAGCTGGAAGAGGCGTGA
- the fth1a gene encoding ferritin, heavy polypeptide 1a — protein sequence MSSQVRQNFHQDCEAAVNRQINLELYASYVYLSMAYYFDRDDQALHNFAKFFRNQSHEEREHAEKLMKVQNQRGGRIFLQDVRKPERDEWGSGVEALECALQLEKSVNQSLLDLHKLCSDHNDPHMCDFIETHYLDEQVKSIKELADWVTNLRRMGAPQNGMAEYLFDKHTLGKESS from the exons ATGAGTTCCCAGGTGAGACAGAACTTCCACCAGGACTGTGAGGCCGCAGTCAACAGGCAGATCAATCTGGAGCTGTACGCCTCCTACGTCTACCTGTCTATG GCATACTACTTCGACCGGGATGACCAGGCATTGCACAACTTTGCCAAGTTCTTCCGTAATCAGTCACATGAGGAGCGTGAGCACGCAGAGAAGCTAATGAAAGTGCAGAACCAGAGGGGTGGAAGGATCTTCCTGCAAGACGTCAGG AAGCCAGAGAGGGATGAGTGGGGCAGCGGGGTGGAGGCTCTTGAATGTGCCCTGCAGCTTGAGAAGAGCGTCAACCAGTCACTGCTGGACTTACACAAGCTGTGCTCTGATCACAATGACCCACAT ATGTGTGATTTCATCGAGACGCACTACCTGGACGAGCAGGTGAAGTCCATCAAAGAGCTGGCAGACTGGGTCACCAACCTGCGGCGCATGGGTGCTCCTCAGAATGGCATGGCCGAGTACCTGTTCGACAAACATACTCTGGGCAAAGAAAGCAGTTAA